From a single Polynucleobacter asymbioticus QLW-P1DMWA-1 genomic region:
- a CDS encoding DUF5672 family protein, whose translation MSNTAIKMVQRLGNLETIHVFSDEKPDTLEKINFIKIDPFSTANEYGHILFTQVPSLIKTSHFLVFQWDGFPLNPMSWSDEFLKYDYIGAPKGSWVGNGGFSLRSARLAHKINELGIKINLENPYDQLEDQYICTHYRPLLEQNGIQFAPYALANDFAYDAGSHGQFKSNVFGFHYPATFPIFLQESQLIELIGSILARMSSPPALRDLIHSIRNQGMEYLLREIYTTHIQHPNMVKLNLVAEAHDPFGSLIQLREKYSQKKI comes from the coding sequence ATGTCGAATACCGCAATTAAGATGGTTCAAAGATTAGGTAATTTAGAAACCATTCATGTTTTTTCAGATGAAAAGCCTGACACGCTTGAAAAGATTAATTTCATCAAAATTGATCCCTTCTCTACAGCCAATGAATATGGTCATATTCTATTTACACAAGTACCCTCATTAATTAAAACAAGTCATTTTCTAGTTTTTCAATGGGATGGTTTTCCATTGAACCCAATGTCATGGTCAGATGAGTTTCTAAAATATGACTATATTGGCGCGCCGAAGGGTTCCTGGGTTGGCAATGGTGGCTTTAGCCTACGATCTGCACGATTGGCCCATAAGATTAATGAATTAGGCATCAAGATCAATCTTGAGAATCCATATGATCAACTCGAAGATCAATATATTTGCACTCATTACCGGCCGCTACTTGAACAGAATGGCATTCAGTTTGCTCCTTATGCGCTCGCCAATGATTTTGCATACGACGCTGGAAGTCATGGGCAATTTAAATCTAATGTATTTGGATTCCATTACCCAGCTACATTTCCCATTTTCCTACAAGAGTCCCAATTAATTGAATTGATCGGGTCAATCCTGGCTAGAATGAGCTCCCCTCCAGCATTGAGAGACTTAATTCATAGCATTAGAAATCAAGGGATGGAGTATTTATTAAGAGAAATTTATACAACGCATATTCAACATCCGAATATGGTCAAACTCAATCTCGTAGCAGAAGCTCACGATCCCTTTGGATCACTAATTCAGCTTAGAGAAAAATATTCCCAAAAAAAAATTTAG
- the secF gene encoding protein translocase subunit SecF — translation MEFFRIKKDIPFMRHALVLNAISFITFLAAVFFLWHNGLHLSIEFTGGTVMEVSYPQTAPLESIRAKVEKLGYADTQIQNFGSSRDVMIRLPLQKDAEGKLISSADQSNAVMQVLDPTTSGVKLQRVEFVGPQVGQELAIDGLKALIFVVIGIVLYLSFRFEWKFALAGIIANLHDVVIILGFFAFFHWEFSLSVLAAVLAVLGYSVNESVVIFDRIRENFRKYRKMNTREIIDNAITSTISRTVITHGSTEMMVLAMLIFGGPTLFYFALALTIGILFGIYSSVFVAAALAMWLGVTREDLVKGDKKPDDNARNDDPNFGARV, via the coding sequence ATGGAATTTTTTAGAATCAAAAAAGATATTCCTTTCATGCGCCATGCGTTGGTGCTGAATGCGATTTCCTTCATTACTTTTTTAGCGGCCGTCTTTTTCCTTTGGCATAACGGCTTGCACCTCTCTATCGAATTTACTGGTGGTACGGTAATGGAAGTAAGTTACCCCCAAACGGCACCACTCGAATCCATTCGCGCTAAGGTTGAAAAGCTCGGCTATGCCGATACGCAAATTCAGAATTTTGGTAGCTCACGTGATGTGATGATTCGCCTGCCCTTACAAAAAGATGCTGAAGGTAAGCTTATTTCATCTGCAGATCAAAGCAATGCTGTAATGCAAGTGCTTGATCCGACTACTTCAGGTGTAAAACTCCAAAGGGTTGAATTCGTTGGCCCACAAGTCGGTCAAGAACTAGCGATTGATGGCCTTAAGGCGTTGATCTTCGTTGTTATCGGCATTGTGCTGTATCTATCTTTCCGCTTTGAGTGGAAATTTGCCCTCGCCGGCATCATTGCCAACTTACATGATGTAGTAATTATTCTTGGATTTTTCGCCTTCTTCCATTGGGAATTTTCTCTTTCAGTATTGGCGGCAGTCCTCGCGGTACTCGGTTACTCAGTTAATGAGTCAGTGGTGATCTTTGACCGTATTCGTGAAAATTTCCGTAAGTATCGCAAGATGAACACCCGTGAGATTATTGATAATGCGATTACAAGTACGATCAGCCGTACCGTCATTACTCACGGCAGCACTGAAATGATGGTCTTGGCAATGCTGATCTTTGGCGGCCCAACCCTCTTTTACTTTGCCTTAGCGCTGACGATTGGTATTTTGTTTGGTATTTATTCTTCAGTCTTCGTTGCTGCAGCACTGGCAATGTGGCTTGGTGTTACTAGAGAAGATTTAGTGAAGGGCGATAAAAAGCCAGACGATAATGCTCGTAACGATGACCCGAATTTTGGTGCTCGGGTTTAA
- a CDS encoding 3-deoxy-D-manno-octulosonic acid transferase, with product MNSEYGARPRFWFAVYQLLWHLLLLLAFVRLAWRSRHSGAYLHHIPERLGFGYQKPITQCAIWIHAVSVGETRAAQPLIEAYLARGESILLTHMTLNGRRTGKQLFGKAISAGQIQQVYLPYDICWAVEHFLKTFKPKFGLFMETEAWPTVVFRCAEIGLPLYLVNARLSERSARRVKQFGKAGRALFQAFTGIMAQTEFDAGRYRSLGVRNVSINGNLKFDVPLDPELVGKGILWRKEIHAEGRLMVCAASTRDGEEDIILKAWKDLLLSNAFQVQPLLCLVPRHPERFVAVADQIRTAGLTFRHRSEWPSTPTDSSSLDVVLGDSMGEMPMYYSAADLVVMGGSLLPFGGQNLIEACAAGCPVLLGEHTYNFQQAALDAISIGAATRIKGDLLLGNTIALMESLRDLLSNTERLSQMSNAARAYSIEHQGATQRILAALDQQNFSLN from the coding sequence TTGAATTCAGAATACGGGGCACGTCCTCGTTTCTGGTTTGCTGTTTATCAATTGCTATGGCATCTTCTATTGCTTTTGGCATTTGTGCGCTTAGCCTGGCGCTCACGCCATTCTGGAGCTTATCTTCACCACATTCCCGAGCGCTTAGGTTTTGGATATCAAAAGCCAATTACCCAGTGCGCCATTTGGATTCATGCAGTGTCGGTTGGTGAAACCCGTGCAGCTCAGCCGCTCATTGAGGCTTACCTGGCACGTGGCGAATCTATTCTCCTTACCCATATGACTCTAAATGGGCGGCGTACTGGTAAGCAACTCTTTGGCAAAGCCATTAGCGCAGGGCAAATTCAACAGGTTTATCTACCTTATGACATTTGTTGGGCTGTAGAGCATTTTTTGAAGACTTTTAAACCCAAATTTGGCCTCTTTATGGAGACTGAAGCTTGGCCAACAGTAGTTTTTCGTTGTGCTGAAATTGGATTGCCCCTATATCTAGTCAATGCTCGCTTATCTGAAAGAAGTGCGCGACGCGTCAAACAGTTTGGTAAAGCTGGCCGCGCCTTATTCCAAGCCTTTACTGGAATCATGGCGCAAACCGAATTTGATGCAGGGCGTTATCGAAGTTTAGGCGTTCGAAATGTGAGCATTAATGGCAACCTCAAATTTGATGTGCCTCTTGATCCTGAGTTAGTTGGTAAAGGCATTCTTTGGCGGAAAGAAATTCATGCTGAAGGCCGTTTGATGGTGTGTGCTGCCAGTACACGTGACGGCGAAGAAGATATCATTTTGAAGGCTTGGAAAGATTTGCTGCTCAGTAATGCTTTTCAGGTACAACCCTTGCTTTGTTTGGTGCCACGCCATCCCGAACGCTTTGTAGCTGTTGCGGATCAGATTCGCACAGCAGGGCTCACCTTTCGTCACCGCTCTGAATGGCCCAGCACTCCGACAGATAGCTCTAGTCTTGATGTTGTCTTAGGGGACTCAATGGGCGAAATGCCGATGTATTACAGTGCAGCTGATTTAGTCGTGATGGGCGGTAGTCTTTTGCCATTTGGTGGTCAAAACTTGATTGAGGCCTGTGCAGCCGGATGCCCAGTTTTACTGGGTGAACATACCTATAACTTTCAACAGGCAGCGTTAGACGCAATCTCTATTGGTGCTGCTACGCGAATCAAGGGCGACTTGCTACTTGGGAATACGATTGCCTTAATGGAGTCTTTAAGAGACCTTTTATCAAATACCGAAAGGCTATCTCAGATGAGTAATGCGGCTAGAGCTTATTCAATTGAACATCAAGGCGCAACTCAGAGAATTCTGGCTGCCCTTGATCAGCAAAACTTTTCTTTAAATTAA
- a CDS encoding glutathione S-transferase, whose amino-acid sequence MKLIGSLTSPYVRKVRIVFNEKKVDVDLELENVWAADTKIASTNPLGKVPCLIADDGEAIYDSRVIAEYADGLSPVSKLIPADNRERAAVKTWEALADGIMDAGILARLERTLRPAEQQSQTWYDRQMGKIDTALRQMSEQLGENAWCHGNQITLADIAVGCAIGYLLFRFPEIKWQTQYLNLDRLHQKLLQRPSFIETEPPAA is encoded by the coding sequence ATGAAACTAATCGGATCCCTTACCAGCCCCTATGTACGCAAAGTACGCATTGTATTCAACGAGAAAAAGGTCGATGTAGACCTAGAATTGGAGAATGTCTGGGCCGCAGACACCAAAATCGCCTCTACCAACCCCCTGGGGAAGGTTCCTTGCCTCATTGCCGACGACGGAGAAGCTATATATGACTCCCGCGTAATCGCCGAATATGCTGATGGCTTAAGCCCTGTAAGCAAGCTTATTCCTGCTGATAACCGTGAGCGTGCCGCAGTAAAAACATGGGAAGCTCTAGCTGACGGCATTATGGATGCCGGCATTTTGGCCCGTTTGGAGCGCACATTGCGTCCAGCGGAGCAGCAAAGCCAAACTTGGTATGACCGCCAGATGGGCAAGATTGATACTGCCTTACGTCAAATGTCTGAACAACTGGGCGAAAATGCCTGGTGTCATGGCAATCAAATTACTTTGGCAGATATAGCCGTAGGTTGCGCAATCGGTTATCTACTGTTCCGCTTTCCAGAAATCAAATGGCAAACGCAATATCTAAACTTAGATCGTCTGCATCAAAAGTTATTGCAACGACCTTCTTTTATTGAAACTGAGCCACCTGCCGCTTAA
- the mnmA gene encoding tRNA 2-thiouridine(34) synthase MnmA: MISLNSSSIPSSQTKKVVIGMSGGVDSSVAAWMLKEQGFEVIGLFMKNWEDDDNDEYCSARQDWLDVVSVADMIGIDVEAVNFAAEYRERVFADFLCEYAAGRTPNPDVLCNAEIKFKAFLDHAMSLGADAIATGHYARVRHEGGRVQLLKAVDASKDQSYFLHRLTQQQLSKVMFPLGEIPKTEVRKIAEQIGLHNAKKKDSTGICFIGERPFREFLNRYLPRVPGPIKTPEGKTVGEHMGLAFFTLGQRKGIGLGGSQDGNGDAWYVARKDMANNTLYVAQGHEHPWLLANKLSAVDASWVSGAAPEPGSYSAKTRYRQTDSACTYIADIDTNNFSLSFPEAQWAVTPGQSAVLYDGDICLGGGIIST; encoded by the coding sequence ATGATCTCGCTCAATTCTTCCTCAATACCATCCTCCCAGACCAAGAAAGTCGTTATTGGCATGTCTGGAGGGGTAGATTCGTCTGTTGCTGCTTGGATGCTCAAGGAACAGGGTTTTGAGGTTATTGGCCTTTTTATGAAAAATTGGGAGGATGACGACAACGATGAGTACTGTTCAGCCCGTCAGGACTGGCTCGATGTCGTTTCTGTGGCCGATATGATCGGAATTGATGTTGAGGCGGTTAATTTTGCTGCTGAGTATCGTGAACGCGTATTTGCCGATTTCTTGTGTGAATACGCTGCTGGTCGTACACCTAACCCCGATGTTTTATGTAACGCTGAGATTAAATTCAAAGCCTTCTTGGATCACGCCATGAGTTTAGGTGCTGATGCGATAGCTACAGGTCACTATGCACGCGTTCGTCATGAGGGTGGCAGGGTGCAGTTATTAAAAGCGGTGGATGCGAGCAAAGATCAAAGTTACTTTTTACATCGTTTAACGCAGCAGCAATTGTCGAAGGTGATGTTTCCACTTGGTGAAATTCCCAAAACAGAGGTCAGAAAAATTGCGGAGCAGATTGGCTTGCACAATGCAAAAAAGAAAGACTCCACTGGAATCTGTTTTATAGGTGAGCGACCTTTTAGAGAATTCTTAAACCGCTATTTACCTCGAGTACCTGGCCCCATCAAAACGCCAGAGGGTAAAACGGTTGGCGAGCACATGGGTTTAGCTTTCTTTACCTTAGGCCAACGTAAAGGCATTGGTTTAGGTGGTAGCCAAGATGGTAATGGCGACGCTTGGTATGTGGCGCGCAAAGATATGGCTAACAACACATTGTATGTAGCACAGGGCCACGAGCACCCGTGGTTATTGGCCAACAAGCTTTCAGCTGTGGATGCAAGCTGGGTATCTGGTGCAGCACCAGAGCCTGGAAGCTATTCCGCTAAGACGCGCTATCGTCAAACAGATTCTGCATGCACTTACATAGCAGATATCGATACAAATAATTTCAGCTTAAGTTTTCCAGAAGCGCAGTGGGCGGTTACCCCTGGACAATCTGCCGTTTTATATGACGGTGATATTTGTTTGGGTGGGGGAATTATTTCTACCTAA
- a CDS encoding alpha-1,2-fucosyltransferase gives MISVEMIGRLGNHMWQYAVCRTLAERNGYEFHVPRSFLGAELFDCSLGVEVDQTKMQYTDSYMHNSFMAQFYNPNIIHLQDFTKLVGFFQSERYILENKKNIQEWFELKNPNLELIDKLNLTDEVCIINFRGGDYKDIPDVYLSSDYWNNSVEQMKKLHDNLKFIVITDDVDAAEKLFPDFPAYHFSVAEDFLVITHAKYLIIANSTFSWWGAWLNKFCKTVIAPKFWMRHNQSNGWWAPGESITKGFLYMGKDGKLYSSSECIDEVNALGLSYSKFPY, from the coding sequence ATGATTAGCGTAGAAATGATAGGCCGCCTTGGAAATCATATGTGGCAATATGCCGTATGCCGTACGTTGGCAGAGAGAAATGGCTACGAGTTCCATGTCCCTAGATCTTTTTTGGGCGCAGAATTATTTGACTGCTCCCTTGGTGTTGAGGTTGATCAAACAAAGATGCAATATACAGATAGCTATATGCATAATAGTTTTATGGCGCAGTTTTACAACCCCAATATTATTCACTTACAAGATTTCACAAAACTAGTTGGATTCTTTCAGTCAGAAAGATATATTCTTGAAAATAAAAAAAATATCCAAGAATGGTTTGAGCTAAAAAATCCTAATCTTGAGCTAATTGACAAGTTAAATCTTACAGATGAGGTATGTATCATTAACTTTAGGGGCGGGGACTACAAAGATATTCCGGATGTCTATTTAAGCTCTGATTACTGGAATAATTCAGTTGAGCAAATGAAAAAGCTCCATGACAATTTAAAATTTATCGTTATTACTGATGATGTTGATGCCGCGGAAAAATTATTCCCCGATTTCCCCGCATATCACTTTAGCGTTGCTGAAGACTTTCTAGTAATTACCCATGCGAAATACTTAATCATTGCTAACTCTACCTTTTCTTGGTGGGGGGCTTGGTTAAATAAATTTTGCAAAACGGTGATTGCCCCTAAGTTTTGGATGAGGCATAACCAAAGCAATGGGTGGTGGGCGCCCGGCGAGAGTATTACTAAAGGATTTTTGTATATGGGCAAGGATGGAAAGTTGTATTCCTCAAGCGAGTGTATTGATGAAGTCAATGCGCTTGGCCTTAGTTATTCAAAATTCCCTTATTAA
- a CDS encoding proton-translocating transhydrogenase family protein, whose protein sequence is MDLAAFQSILTVQNITVFVLAIFVGYHVVWNVTPALHTPLMAVTNAISGIIIVGALLQTEVIGGDEITLTSIIGAVAVFLASINIFGGFMVTRRMLEMFKKKAPKADAAGTK, encoded by the coding sequence ATGGATCTCGCTGCCTTTCAAAGCATCCTCACCGTTCAAAACATTACCGTGTTTGTATTGGCCATTTTCGTTGGCTACCATGTAGTTTGGAACGTCACTCCGGCTTTACATACACCTTTAATGGCGGTGACTAATGCCATCTCCGGCATCATCATCGTCGGCGCATTGCTCCAAACTGAAGTAATCGGTGGCGATGAAATCACCCTCACGAGCATTATTGGTGCGGTTGCAGTATTCCTCGCTTCAATCAATATTTTTGGTGGCTTTATGGTCACCCGTCGCATGCTTGAAATGTTCAAGAAAAAAGCTCCAAAAGCTGATGCGGCTGGAACTAAATAA
- a CDS encoding Re/Si-specific NAD(P)(+) transhydrogenase subunit alpha — protein sequence MRIGVPLETRPGETRVAATPETVKKLIGQGHTVVIQKDAGVKASQPDSAYEAVGATIGSAADAFGAEIVLKVRAPETVELKQIKSGAVLLGMLDPFDSDMIAAMAAQGVTAFSLEAAPRTTRAQSMDVLSSQANIAGYKAVLVAANEYQRFMPMLMTAAGTVKAARILILGAGVAGLQAIATAKRLGAVIEASDVRPAAKEQIESLGAKFVDVPYETDEEREIAQGVGGYARPMPEAWMKRQAALVAERAQQADIVITTALIPGRKPPVLLHSDTVANMKPGSIVIDLAAGKGDNGSGNCPLTQADKVIDVNGVKIVGYTNLASMVAADASALYSRNLLDFMKLIVDKDANLVIPSDDDIVTACLMCRDGQAIRKN from the coding sequence ATGCGCATAGGAGTGCCGCTGGAAACAAGGCCCGGGGAAACTCGAGTAGCCGCCACACCAGAAACCGTTAAAAAATTAATTGGTCAAGGTCATACTGTTGTGATTCAAAAAGATGCTGGAGTAAAAGCTAGTCAACCTGACTCTGCGTATGAGGCTGTAGGGGCAACTATTGGTAGCGCTGCAGATGCATTCGGTGCCGAGATTGTTCTTAAAGTACGCGCACCTGAAACAGTAGAACTAAAACAAATTAAATCCGGTGCGGTGCTGCTTGGCATGCTCGATCCATTTGATAGCGACATGATTGCAGCCATGGCTGCACAAGGTGTTACAGCCTTCTCTCTAGAAGCTGCGCCTCGCACAACTCGCGCACAAAGCATGGATGTTTTGTCTTCTCAGGCAAATATTGCGGGATACAAAGCAGTGTTAGTTGCAGCAAACGAATATCAACGCTTCATGCCAATGCTGATGACAGCTGCTGGTACCGTTAAAGCGGCTCGCATACTCATCTTGGGCGCTGGTGTAGCTGGCTTACAAGCCATTGCTACTGCAAAACGTCTTGGTGCTGTAATTGAAGCGTCCGATGTTCGCCCCGCTGCAAAAGAACAAATTGAATCCTTGGGTGCCAAGTTTGTTGATGTCCCATATGAGACTGATGAAGAGCGTGAGATCGCTCAAGGTGTTGGCGGATATGCTCGTCCTATGCCTGAAGCTTGGATGAAGCGCCAAGCCGCCTTGGTTGCAGAGCGTGCCCAACAAGCTGACATCGTAATCACTACAGCATTGATTCCGGGACGTAAACCACCAGTTCTATTGCATAGCGATACTGTCGCTAATATGAAGCCAGGATCGATCGTGATCGACTTAGCTGCAGGTAAGGGTGATAACGGTTCGGGTAACTGCCCTTTAACTCAGGCGGATAAAGTGATTGATGTAAACGGTGTGAAGATTGTGGGCTATACCAATTTAGCCAGTATGGTTGCGGCAGATGCTTCTGCACTCTACTCACGTAACTTACTCGACTTTATGAAACTCATTGTGGATAAAGACGCAAATTTGGTTATCCCAAGTGATGATGACATCGTTACCGCCTGCTTAATGTGTCGTGATGGCCAAGCCATCCGCAAAAACTAA
- a CDS encoding NAD(P)(+) transhydrogenase (Re/Si-specific) subunit beta, which yields MSNITAISYLISSVLFILALRGLSSPTTSRQGNTFGMIGMLLAVITTFFIPDFKPVISLIGVAIVGGAIIGTIAAKRVQMTKMPELVALMHSFVGLSAVLIAIAAVFNPAHDHTGAQKIELFIGAFIGAITFTASVIAFGKLSGKVSGKPVSFTGQHLLNLILAISMVGAGIAYYMGDSHAAFLAMCAIALVLGVTLIIPIGGADMPVVVSMLNSYSGWAAAGIGFTLNNPVLIIAGACVGSSGAILSYIMCKAMNRSILAVLLGGFGAEAAAGGGDDGSPKNYKTGSPEDAAFLMENADTVIIVPGYGLAVARAQHALKELTEKLTHHGVTVKYAIHPVAGRMPGHMNVLLAEAEVPYDQVFEMEDINSDFGQADVVLVLGANDVVNPAARTPGSPIFGMPILEAFKAKTIIVNKRSMAAGYAGLDNELFYMDKTMMVFGDAKKVVEEMVKAVE from the coding sequence ATGTCAAACATAACCGCTATTTCCTATCTCATTTCATCGGTGCTGTTCATCCTTGCTTTACGAGGCCTTTCTTCACCAACAACCTCACGCCAAGGAAACACCTTCGGCATGATTGGTATGTTGTTAGCAGTCATCACCACTTTCTTCATCCCTGATTTCAAACCAGTCATTTCCTTGATTGGTGTTGCGATTGTGGGCGGCGCCATCATTGGAACTATTGCTGCTAAACGCGTACAGATGACCAAGATGCCAGAGTTAGTTGCCTTGATGCACTCCTTTGTGGGCTTGTCGGCTGTATTAATTGCGATCGCGGCTGTATTTAATCCAGCGCATGACCATACCGGCGCTCAGAAGATTGAGTTATTCATAGGTGCGTTCATTGGTGCAATTACCTTTACTGCATCCGTCATTGCTTTCGGTAAATTATCTGGAAAGGTTAGCGGCAAACCCGTGAGCTTTACCGGTCAACATTTACTGAACTTAATCTTGGCCATTTCGATGGTCGGCGCTGGTATTGCTTACTACATGGGCGATAGCCACGCAGCCTTCTTGGCAATGTGTGCAATTGCATTGGTATTGGGTGTGACCTTAATCATTCCTATCGGTGGCGCTGATATGCCGGTGGTTGTTTCAATGCTCAACAGTTACTCTGGTTGGGCAGCGGCAGGTATTGGTTTTACCCTGAATAATCCAGTATTGATTATTGCTGGCGCTTGCGTTGGTTCGTCTGGCGCCATTCTGTCTTACATCATGTGTAAAGCCATGAACCGCTCTATTTTGGCGGTTTTGTTAGGAGGCTTTGGTGCTGAGGCTGCTGCAGGCGGTGGCGATGATGGTAGCCCAAAGAATTACAAAACAGGTTCACCAGAAGATGCGGCATTCCTCATGGAAAATGCTGATACGGTAATTATTGTTCCTGGCTATGGTCTTGCAGTTGCGCGCGCTCAACACGCACTCAAAGAGTTAACCGAAAAGTTAACTCACCATGGCGTTACTGTGAAGTATGCAATTCATCCAGTAGCTGGTCGTATGCCTGGCCACATGAATGTACTCTTGGCTGAGGCTGAAGTTCCATACGACCAAGTGTTTGAGATGGAAGATATCAACAGTGACTTTGGACAAGCCGATGTTGTTTTAGTGCTTGGTGCTAATGACGTTGTTAACCCAGCAGCTCGCACTCCTGGCAGCCCAATCTTTGGCATGCCAATCTTAGAAGCCTTTAAAGCTAAGACAATTATCGTTAACAAACGCTCTATGGCTGCAGGATATGCCGGCTTGGATAATGAACTCTTCTATATGGATAAAACCATGATGGTCTTCGGTGATGCGAAGAAGGTGGTTGAAGAGATGGTTAAGGCAGTGGAGTAA
- the purB gene encoding adenylosuccinate lyase: MSQPLSTLNALSPLDGRYAGKLDALRPWLSEAAFMRQRVFVEIHWLLALAAAGLPDVPKISAADEAFLLSLPENFSDADAQRIKDIEAVTNHDVKAVEYFLKEKVAGRPDLLKASEFIHFACTSEDINNTSHGLMLRGARDEVLLPQLRKVLSVLTELALENAKVPLLSRTHGQPASPSTLGKEIANIAKRLERAIESIATAPLLGKMNGAVGNYNAHISAYPDFDWENFSKNVVEKRLGLTFNPYTIQIEPHDGMAQLFDAIARANTILLDMDRDFWAYISIGYFKQRTKAGEIGSSTMPHKVNPIDFENSEGNLGVANALLRHLAEKLPISRWQRDLTDSTVLRNLGPAFGHSVLAYDSALRGLGKLEVNHAAIAADLDECWEVLAEPVQTVMRRYGIENPYEQLKELTRGKGINQADLQNFIRGLKIPEDAKARLLEMTPSSYLGKAVELTERLKK, encoded by the coding sequence GTGAGTCAGCCGCTATCTACCCTTAATGCTCTATCCCCGTTAGACGGCCGCTATGCCGGTAAATTGGATGCTTTACGCCCTTGGCTCTCTGAGGCTGCTTTTATGCGTCAGCGTGTATTTGTCGAGATTCACTGGCTTTTGGCGTTGGCGGCAGCTGGATTACCAGATGTTCCAAAAATTAGCGCTGCGGATGAAGCCTTTTTACTTTCGTTACCGGAAAACTTTTCTGATGCTGATGCTCAGCGAATTAAGGATATTGAGGCGGTAACGAATCATGATGTGAAGGCGGTTGAGTACTTCTTAAAAGAGAAGGTAGCCGGTCGACCAGATTTATTAAAGGCAAGTGAGTTCATTCACTTTGCGTGTACCTCTGAAGATATTAATAACACCTCACATGGCTTGATGTTGCGTGGTGCACGCGATGAGGTTCTTTTGCCCCAACTCAGAAAAGTACTTTCAGTATTAACTGAGTTAGCACTTGAGAATGCCAAAGTGCCTTTGCTTTCTCGTACACATGGACAGCCTGCTTCACCAAGTACTTTGGGTAAAGAGATTGCAAATATTGCCAAGCGTTTAGAACGAGCTATCGAATCCATTGCAACAGCACCTTTATTGGGAAAAATGAATGGCGCAGTAGGTAACTACAACGCACACATCTCTGCATACCCTGATTTTGATTGGGAAAATTTCTCAAAAAATGTTGTTGAAAAGCGTCTTGGCTTAACTTTTAACCCCTACACGATTCAAATCGAGCCTCATGATGGTATGGCGCAATTGTTTGATGCGATTGCTCGTGCAAATACGATCCTCTTAGATATGGACCGTGACTTCTGGGCCTATATATCAATCGGATATTTCAAGCAGCGTACTAAAGCGGGCGAGATCGGCTCGTCAACTATGCCGCATAAAGTAAATCCAATTGACTTTGAAAACTCCGAGGGTAACCTGGGCGTTGCAAATGCATTATTGCGCCACCTTGCAGAGAAGCTACCGATCTCTCGTTGGCAGCGTGACCTAACTGACTCAACAGTATTACGCAATTTAGGGCCTGCGTTTGGCCACAGCGTCTTAGCCTATGACAGCGCATTGCGTGGATTAGGAAAGCTAGAAGTAAATCATGCTGCGATTGCTGCAGATTTGGATGAATGCTGGGAAGTATTGGCTGAACCAGTTCAGACTGTAATGCGTCGTTACGGTATCGAAAATCCGTATGAGCAGTTAAAAGAATTAACGCGTGGTAAAGGGATTAATCAAGCAGACTTACAAAACTTCATTCGCGGCTTAAAGATTCCAGAAGATGCAAAAGCGCGCTTATTAGAGATGACTCCATCTTCATATTTGGGTAAGGCGGTCGAGCTGACCGAACGTCTCAAAAAGTGA